In the Bombiscardovia apis genome, GGTTCGCTGTCTTGGAGTAAGGTCACGGGCCCGACCGCTGATGGTGTGAAACCCCTGAGTGGTTCGCAGTGGAAGATTACCAACACGTCTGGTGGTGCGGTCTCGGATGTGACGGGCACTTCACTGGGGTTGGTTGTGGATTGTGACACGTCTGGCGTGTGTCAGGCGGGTCAGGTGGATGTGGATCCTGCTAAGGCTGGGTTTAAGGTGCGGTATTTGCCTGCTGGTTCGTACGTGTTGACGGAGACGAAAGCGCCACCGGGGTATGTGGCTGATGTGAAGGAGTACGCGTTCACGATTGACGCTACCAATGCCAGTGTGGATTTGGGTCGGATTGTGAATGTGCAGCAGCGTATGCCTGGCCTGCCGCTTACTGGTGGGGTTAGTGTGATGGCCTATCTCTTACTTGGTTTGGCGTTCTTGTTGGGTGCGAGCTTGTTTGGGGTGTCTCGCTCGCGTCGACTGTTGGCTGCGTTGACGAGGGGGCGGCATCAATGACTGATGTAATTTGGCGTGTGCAACGGTGTGGTCTGAGTGTTTCTTTATTTACTAGTCAAGCTCTTATACGGCCTGTTGTTCGTTCTGTAACTCATTCTTGTGTGTGTGCTGGTGGGGGTAGTCGTGATGGTCCTTGACTGGTGTGACCTGGCTGTGGGGGAGTGGCTGGTGGTGAACAGTGTGCCTGTTGCGTGGCTTAGGCCTGTGTGGTTTTCGCTGGTGTGATGGGTGCTTGATCAGTGTTGTATTTGTGCGCCGTGGCCTTCAAGGTTGGCGGTGTGTGAAGGAGAAGAAAACATGAAACATGTAGGTGTGAGGGTTTGGGGGGCTGCGCTGGTTGCGGTGTCGTTGACTGCGTTGGGGTTGACTGGTGCTGCGGTGGCGTTGCCTTCGACTCCTGAGTTTGGTGATATTGATCAGTCGAAGACTGGCTCAGTGATTATTCATAAGCATGAGCGGCAGAATGGTACGAGTGAGACTGCGTCTCCTGATGGTTCGGCTTCTATTAGTACGCCGGGTATTGAGGATGTGGAGTTTACCTTGTATCGGGTGGCTGGCTTGGATATGGCCGATCCCGCGACGTGGGATGAGATGGCCACGTGGATTGCTCCTTCCGTATTGGATGATGCGTCGGCTGCGACGACCACGGTTAACAATCATGCGCTTACTACTCCGGGTGTGAAGGTGACTACGGATGCGACTGGTTTAGCTACGGCGTCTAACTTGCCGGTGGGTGCGTATGTGGTGGCTGAGACTCGTCATCCTTCCCAGGTGGTGGATATTGCTCAGCCTTTTATCGTGACGATTCCCTTCCCTGATAACGCTCGCCCTTCCGGTGCTACCAATGGTTGGCTTTATGATGTGAACGTGTACCCGAAGAACGGTGTGGGCTCTATTGATAAGAGCGTCACCTCGCAAACCGGCTTGGGCTTAGGCTCTATTGTCTCCTTCCCGGTGACGGTTGGGGTGGCGAAGATAGCAGACAACGCCAGCTTCTCCTATTATGTGGTCCACGATCCAATGGATTCGCGTTTAACTGATTTGAAGGTGGCATCGGTAACAGTAGACGGTAGTGCTGTGCCGGCCACGCATTGGAAGGAAACGGTAACGGGTCAGGATGTGGACTTGTCGTTTACTCAGGCTGGTTTAGCGTGGTTGAAGACTATTGCTGGTAAGCAGATCGTGGTCACGTTCCAGGGTAAGGTCAACTCCCTTGGTGCTGACGGTATTATTAGGAATAAGGCGGAACTGTATTCGGATACGCAGGTTACTCCTGACCCGCCCGTCACTCCTCCTACGACTCCTCCGTCTAATCCTCCGACTGCTCCTCCTACTTCTCCTGAGGTGCGTACTAATTGGGGTGATGTGGTGATCAACAAGTTGGATGCGGCTGATCATAGTAGTGGTTTGTCTGGTGCTGAGTTTGAGGTGTATGAGGCGCAAACCCCGTACGCGTCTGACTGTTCAACCGCTCAAGCTACCGGCAACGCGTTGACGGTGAGTTCGGGTGCGAGTTTTGTTACCGCTGTTGGTGGTAAGGTCACGATTCCGGGCTTGTTTGTCTCGGATTCGAAGAACGCTCCCGCTGATGCTGGCCAGCGTTGTTATGTGATTAAGGAGATCAAGGCACCTGCTGGCTATGTGTTGCCTACCGGATCGGCAGCGTTTACGCCAATTACCGTGAAGACTGGTGTCACCAGTGGTGTTGATGTCACGGTTGAGGATAGTAAGAATAGTATGCCCCCACTACCCTTAACCGGTGCTGCAGGCCTAGTGGTGTTGACTGTGGCTGGCGTGTTGTTACTGGGTGCGGCTGTGTTCTTGGTGATTAAACGCCGCGCTTAATTGTCAAGTGTGGTGTGGGTTCGTGCCTGGCAGGTAGGTTCCCCCAGATAGTTTGCCGGGCTGCTTGAGTAATAGTGGTAGAGCAGGGTTAGTCAGATTCTCTTACTTGGCTAGCCCTGCTCTTTCCGTTTACAAGGGGGGCCAGTGTGGTTGTGCTGGTATTGCTGGTGTGAATGGGCAGAGTGGAGCGCTTTCGGGTATGCGGTGTGGGGTGTGGTTGAGTGAGGGGGTGTGTAAGTGGTAACGAGAAGTAAGCGGGGTGAGCGTTCACGAGTTCCGTACTGTTACTCGCATGATAAGCCGCAGCGCAAGCCAACCAATGTGAGTAAGAGTCGAGAAGATAACAAGAGAGTGAAACCAGCTAATTCTGGTCGTGGCTCAGCCTTACTCGTCTTCGTCCTAGTGCTAGCCGGCACGGTGTCGTTGTTGTATCCCACGGCGAGTTCGTGGGTGGCGCAGTACGAGCAGTCCAGGCTGATAGCCCACGGCGTGCCCGACTCGCGTAAAGAGGACCGGTCGAAAGCTAAGCGTGAGCTTGCTGTAGCACGCGCTTACAACGATGACCTGCATTCGGTGGCATCCTATCGGGCGAATACGAACCAGCCAGTG is a window encoding:
- a CDS encoding SpaH/EbpB family LPXTG-anchored major pilin, producing MKHVGVRVWGAALVAVSLTALGLTGAAVALPSTPEFGDIDQSKTGSVIIHKHERQNGTSETASPDGSASISTPGIEDVEFTLYRVAGLDMADPATWDEMATWIAPSVLDDASAATTTVNNHALTTPGVKVTTDATGLATASNLPVGAYVVAETRHPSQVVDIAQPFIVTIPFPDNARPSGATNGWLYDVNVYPKNGVGSIDKSVTSQTGLGLGSIVSFPVTVGVAKIADNASFSYYVVHDPMDSRLTDLKVASVTVDGSAVPATHWKETVTGQDVDLSFTQAGLAWLKTIAGKQIVVTFQGKVNSLGADGIIRNKAELYSDTQVTPDPPVTPPTTPPSNPPTAPPTSPEVRTNWGDVVINKLDAADHSSGLSGAEFEVYEAQTPYASDCSTAQATGNALTVSSGASFVTAVGGKVTIPGLFVSDSKNAPADAGQRCYVIKEIKAPAGYVLPTGSAAFTPITVKTGVTSGVDVTVEDSKNSMPPLPLTGAAGLVVLTVAGVLLLGAAVFLVIKRRA